In one window of uncultured Acetobacteroides sp. DNA:
- a CDS encoding alanine racemase: MENTTYEKPSIQKLNSGAMNKFATRTEYKAVTHIEGVSVKRLIGKYGSPVFVISERQLRMNYRNAVHAFRTRYPKVQFAWSYKTNYNNAVCNIFHQEGSWAEVVSMFEYNKALRNGVPGNKIIFNGPDKTREDLQAAIKNQSLIHIDHFDELYMLAELLQASRQTARVAIRVNMDTGIYPMWSRFGFNYENGQAWEAITKIMSIPEMEMVGLHCHIGTFMLSAKPYATAAWKLCDLAINIKQVWNKQIQYLDMGGGFASSNTLKGSYLQGADVIPTLDDYADAITSTILNFGFAPEDLPTIMLESGRVMVDDAAWLLGSVIASKKMADGRNALIIDIGVNILFTAFWYDHKISPAQEFSDYMEDMVVYGPLCMNIDCIRESANLPVLSKGDQVVIHKVGAYNMTQWMQFIAMRPKIVLIDMDGHTHVIRESESLDTMLRYECKPAHLKNFKL; this comes from the coding sequence ATGGAAAACACAACCTACGAAAAACCATCCATTCAAAAGCTGAATAGTGGTGCCATGAATAAGTTTGCAACAAGAACCGAGTATAAGGCCGTTACGCACATCGAAGGAGTTTCTGTAAAACGGTTGATCGGCAAGTACGGATCGCCTGTTTTTGTGATCTCGGAGCGGCAGCTGCGCATGAACTACCGAAATGCCGTTCATGCCTTCCGAACTAGGTACCCAAAGGTACAGTTTGCGTGGAGCTACAAAACCAACTACAACAACGCCGTTTGCAACATCTTCCACCAAGAGGGCTCATGGGCCGAGGTGGTATCCATGTTCGAGTACAATAAGGCGCTACGAAATGGCGTGCCTGGCAATAAAATAATATTCAACGGGCCCGACAAAACTCGCGAAGACCTACAGGCTGCCATAAAGAATCAGTCGCTAATCCACATCGACCATTTTGATGAGCTCTATATGCTTGCCGAGCTGCTTCAGGCTAGCCGGCAGACAGCTCGCGTGGCCATTCGGGTCAACATGGATACGGGTATATACCCCATGTGGAGCCGGTTTGGGTTTAACTACGAAAACGGCCAGGCCTGGGAGGCCATAACCAAGATTATGTCGATTCCAGAAATGGAGATGGTGGGGCTGCACTGCCATATTGGAACGTTTATGCTATCGGCCAAGCCGTATGCTACTGCCGCTTGGAAGCTATGCGATCTTGCCATCAACATTAAGCAGGTTTGGAACAAGCAAATTCAGTATCTAGATATGGGGGGCGGTTTTGCATCGTCCAATACGCTAAAAGGGTCGTATCTGCAGGGGGCCGATGTTATTCCAACCCTCGACGATTACGCTGATGCCATAACCTCTACAATCCTAAACTTCGGTTTTGCACCAGAGGATTTGCCAACCATAATGCTGGAAAGTGGCCGTGTGATGGTGGATGACGCCGCATGGCTACTGGGAAGCGTAATTGCATCTAAGAAAATGGCAGATGGGCGCAATGCTCTTATTATCGACATTGGGGTAAATATCCTATTTACGGCATTTTGGTACGACCACAAGATATCGCCAGCGCAGGAGTTCTCCGACTACATGGAGGATATGGTAGTTTATGGGCCGTTATGCATGAACATCGATTGCATTCGCGAGAGTGCCAACCTACCCGTGCTAAGCAAGGGCGATCAGGTGGTGATCCATAAGGTTGGTGCATACAACATGACCCAGTGGATGCAGTTTATTGCCATGAGACCAAAGATTGTACTAATTGATATGGATGGGCATACCCACGTAATTCGCGAAAGCGAGTCGTTGGATACCATGCTTAGGTACGAATGTAAGCCTGCTCATTTAAAGAACTTCAAGCTTTAA
- a CDS encoding ATP-grasp domain-containing protein produces MMERRKITVAVTGINNIDSPGPGIPVIRALKESQYFDVRIVGLSYETLEPGLFMHDLVDKSYSVPFPSSGVASLMERLRYINERESIDVLIPNFDAELYNFIKIEKRLKQEFGIATFLPTIEQFESRHKAVLYEFGERNSVSVPPSKVVFNHSQIAELEGEFKYPIVVKGKFYEASVAKSREQAISHFDKISHKWGLPIIIQQHISGDEVNVTAIGDGKGNCIGAIPMRKMYITDKGKAWAGITLEDEALLDITQRLMANTKWRGGCELEFIKTREGRYYLLEMNPRFPAWVYLAVGCGQNHPEALVRMALGEDVAPFTAYDSRKMFVRYSYDQIVNLSEFEKVSTMGEL; encoded by the coding sequence ATGATGGAGAGGCGCAAGATAACCGTTGCCGTAACCGGCATCAACAACATCGATAGCCCAGGACCAGGCATTCCCGTAATCCGAGCCCTAAAGGAAAGTCAGTATTTCGATGTTAGAATCGTTGGCCTTAGCTACGAAACGCTGGAGCCGGGGTTGTTTATGCACGACTTGGTGGATAAGAGCTACTCTGTTCCATTTCCCTCATCGGGGGTGGCCAGCCTCATGGAGCGGCTTAGGTACATCAACGAGCGCGAAAGTATCGATGTGCTCATTCCCAACTTCGATGCCGAGCTCTACAACTTTATAAAGATCGAGAAGCGCCTGAAGCAGGAGTTTGGGATAGCCACCTTCCTGCCCACCATCGAGCAGTTCGAATCGAGGCATAAAGCCGTTCTGTACGAGTTCGGCGAGCGCAACAGCGTAAGCGTTCCCCCCAGCAAGGTCGTTTTCAACCATTCGCAAATTGCCGAGCTCGAAGGCGAGTTTAAGTATCCTATAGTGGTAAAGGGCAAATTCTACGAGGCTTCTGTAGCAAAATCGCGCGAACAGGCCATTAGCCACTTCGATAAGATCAGCCATAAGTGGGGGCTTCCCATCATTATTCAGCAGCACATCTCTGGCGACGAGGTAAACGTAACGGCTATCGGCGATGGCAAAGGAAACTGTATCGGAGCCATTCCCATGCGCAAGATGTACATTACCGATAAGGGAAAGGCATGGGCCGGCATAACCCTCGAAGATGAAGCGCTACTCGACATCACCCAAAGGCTAATGGCCAACACGAAGTGGAGGGGAGGGTGCGAACTGGAGTTTATCAAGACCCGCGAAGGTCGGTACTACCTGCTGGAGATGAATCCGCGCTTTCCCGCTTGGGTATACCTAGCGGTAGGATGTGGCCAAAATCATCCCGAAGCGCTCGTCCGAATGGCTCTTGGCGAAGATGTCGCCCCTTTTACCGCGTATGATTCCAGAAAAATGTTTGTTCGCTACTCCTACGATCAAATTGTGAACCTGTCGGAGTTCGAGAAAGTGTCAACAATGGGAGAACTATAA
- a CDS encoding PqqD family protein, giving the protein MKVKPSVVINDTGFVFNPETGDSFSVNTLGLELIRQLEEERDVETLRKFLSRKFTVSMATLRKDLDDFLRMLKDNKIIE; this is encoded by the coding sequence ATGAAGGTAAAACCATCAGTTGTCATTAACGACACAGGCTTTGTATTTAACCCCGAAACAGGAGATTCATTCTCCGTTAACACACTAGGGCTAGAGCTCATCCGGCAGCTCGAAGAGGAACGCGATGTAGAAACCCTGCGCAAGTTTCTGAGCCGAAAGTTTACAGTAAGCATGGCTACCCTGCGTAAAGATCTTGACGATTTCCTACGGATGCTGAAAGACAACAAAATTATAGAATGA
- a CDS encoding SDR family oxidoreductase gives MGYLKNKVVVVTGAASGIGKSIALAFANLGATIFLADIDVKKGEELEKIIIDSGGDAHFIVTDVSIPVSIESLFEIIDSYRKKVDILINNAGISEWKSPFELSLDNWDRIINTNLRSVFLCSREAAARMPEGSAIVNIASTRAMMSEPNSEAYAASKGGIVALTHAMAASLATKRIQVNCISPGWIEVEDYAGLRKIDHTQHFSQRVGIPEDIARACIFLSDSANNFISGENLVIDGGMTRRMKYEE, from the coding sequence ATGGGATATTTGAAGAACAAAGTAGTGGTGGTTACCGGTGCGGCAAGCGGCATTGGTAAGTCTATAGCATTAGCCTTTGCGAATCTGGGGGCAACCATTTTTCTTGCTGATATCGATGTGAAAAAGGGCGAAGAGCTCGAAAAGATCATCATAGATAGCGGGGGCGATGCCCACTTCATCGTCACCGATGTTAGCATTCCAGTATCCATCGAATCGCTATTCGAGATTATCGACAGCTACCGCAAGAAGGTCGACATCCTGATCAACAATGCCGGTATTTCGGAGTGGAAATCGCCCTTTGAGCTGAGCCTCGATAATTGGGATCGCATCATCAACACCAACCTGCGCAGCGTCTTCCTGTGCTCGCGTGAGGCAGCAGCACGGATGCCCGAGGGGAGCGCTATCGTCAATATAGCATCCACCCGAGCCATGATGTCGGAGCCCAACTCCGAGGCCTATGCTGCCTCCAAGGGTGGCATTGTGGCGCTTACCCACGCCATGGCGGCATCGCTGGCCACCAAGCGCATTCAGGTAAACTGCATCAGTCCCGGCTGGATTGAGGTTGAAGACTACGCCGGGCTTCGTAAAATAGACCATACCCAGCACTTCTCGCAGCGCGTGGGCATCCCCGAAGATATTGCCCGAGCCTGCATCTTCCTGAGCGACTCGGCTAACAACTTCATCTCGGGCGAAAACCTTGTTATTGATGGTGGCATGACCCGCCGGATGAAGTACGAGGAGTAG
- a CDS encoding DPP IV N-terminal domain-containing protein: MKNLVLLATTGLCLSASLAGAQGKKCDYERADTLAKIGGYFYNKGVRPTWIEGTSTFWYLNHERAGDRFYLIDAAKKEKRLAFNADSLASRLSKAASGKIDASKLPFTTITVEANLQNLSFDYDGSTWRYAIATNALNRLPNTPTCSTPQSNKVLSPDGKWQAYIKDFNLFVFNLSDKKEIRLSEDGVSGNHYGSEIFWSPDSRKIATTKVREVTERKIPLVESSPASQRQPILKWIDYAKPGDPLPIYTPALFDVEGKKQIQVDAQPYANQFYLSLTGWRKDSRAFTFEFNQRGHQVYQVAEADASTGKVRPLVNEQSNTFVEYYKNYRYDLNDGHEMLWISNRDGWRHIYLIDCNTGKAKQITKGEWVVRNVVNVDEAKKTILFTASGINKGEDPYLIHYYSVGFDSRNLTCLTPERANHTATFSKDYTYMVDVYSRPDTVPVSVLRDASNGKVTMMLEQGDISEVVKKGWTMPEVLSAKGRDGKTDIWGTILRPYNFDAGKSYPVVEMIYAGPHDSHVPKDFSVYYHLCSRLSDLGFVVVLIDGMGTGNRSKAFHDVCWKNLKDAGFPDRIAWIKAAAAKYPYMDTTRVGIYGWSAGGQNAMAALLFHNDFYKAAVALCGCHDNRMDKIWWNEQWMGYPIDESYSQCSNVDNAWRLKGKLLLINGELDDNVDPASTLQVVSALIKANKNFEQLYLPGFSHNLGAPFVMHKIHDFFVKTLMNQTPPEW, translated from the coding sequence ATGAAAAATTTAGTTCTACTAGCCACCACCGGGCTCTGCCTGTCGGCCAGCCTCGCAGGGGCGCAGGGCAAAAAGTGCGACTACGAGAGGGCCGACACGCTCGCCAAAATAGGCGGGTACTTCTACAACAAGGGGGTACGGCCTACTTGGATCGAGGGCACGAGCACGTTCTGGTACCTCAACCACGAGCGCGCTGGCGATAGGTTCTACCTGATTGATGCGGCCAAAAAGGAGAAGCGCCTAGCGTTTAACGCCGACTCGCTTGCCTCTAGGCTCTCGAAAGCCGCCAGTGGTAAGATTGATGCCAGCAAGCTTCCGTTTACCACCATCACCGTTGAGGCAAACCTCCAGAACCTGTCGTTCGACTACGATGGCTCGACTTGGAGGTACGCCATCGCCACCAATGCCCTCAATCGCCTCCCCAATACGCCCACCTGCAGCACGCCCCAAAGCAACAAAGTGCTCTCGCCCGATGGCAAGTGGCAGGCCTACATCAAGGACTTCAACCTGTTTGTCTTCAACCTAAGCGATAAAAAGGAGATACGGCTCTCGGAAGATGGCGTATCGGGCAACCACTACGGATCGGAGATCTTTTGGTCGCCCGATTCCAGGAAGATTGCAACCACCAAGGTTCGCGAGGTTACCGAGCGAAAGATCCCGCTGGTGGAGTCGAGTCCAGCATCGCAACGCCAGCCAATCTTAAAGTGGATAGACTACGCCAAACCCGGCGATCCGCTCCCCATCTACACCCCAGCGCTCTTCGACGTGGAGGGTAAAAAGCAGATTCAAGTCGATGCCCAACCCTACGCCAACCAGTTCTACCTCTCGCTAACGGGGTGGCGCAAGGATAGCCGCGCCTTCACCTTCGAGTTCAACCAACGTGGCCATCAGGTGTACCAGGTTGCCGAAGCCGATGCATCAACCGGCAAGGTAAGGCCGCTGGTTAACGAGCAGTCGAACACCTTTGTCGAGTACTACAAGAACTACAGGTACGACCTGAACGATGGCCACGAGATGCTGTGGATTTCGAATCGTGATGGCTGGAGGCATATCTACCTGATCGATTGCAATACAGGCAAGGCGAAACAGATCACCAAAGGAGAGTGGGTTGTTCGCAACGTGGTAAATGTTGATGAGGCTAAAAAGACCATCCTTTTCACGGCATCGGGCATCAACAAGGGCGAAGATCCCTACCTCATCCACTACTACAGCGTTGGATTCGATAGCCGCAACCTTACATGCTTAACCCCAGAGAGGGCCAACCATACGGCTACCTTCTCGAAGGATTACACCTACATGGTAGATGTGTACTCACGCCCCGATACCGTACCCGTTAGCGTCCTTCGCGATGCCTCCAACGGAAAGGTTACGATGATGCTTGAGCAGGGTGATATCAGCGAGGTGGTAAAGAAGGGTTGGACAATGCCGGAGGTCTTAAGCGCAAAGGGTCGCGATGGTAAAACCGATATTTGGGGTACCATTCTTCGTCCATACAACTTCGATGCAGGCAAATCGTATCCCGTGGTGGAGATGATCTACGCAGGACCTCACGATTCGCACGTGCCAAAGGATTTCTCGGTTTACTACCACCTCTGCTCACGCCTTTCCGATTTAGGATTCGTTGTGGTACTTATTGATGGCATGGGCACCGGAAACCGCTCTAAGGCTTTCCATGATGTTTGCTGGAAGAACCTAAAGGATGCCGGCTTCCCCGACCGCATTGCATGGATTAAGGCTGCTGCCGCAAAGTATCCCTACATGGATACTACCCGCGTTGGCATCTATGGCTGGTCGGCAGGCGGACAGAATGCAATGGCGGCGCTACTCTTCCATAACGATTTCTACAAGGCTGCCGTTGCACTCTGTGGCTGCCACGACAACCGTATGGACAAGATTTGGTGGAACGAGCAATGGATGGGCTACCCTATTGATGAGTCGTACTCGCAATGCTCCAATGTCGACAACGCATGGCGCCTTAAGGGCAAACTGCTGCTGATTAACGGCGAACTTGACGACAACGTCGATCCGGCATCTACCCTTCAGGTCGTTTCGGCTCTAATAAAAGCCAACAAGAACTTCGAGCAGCTATATCTTCCCGGATTTAGCCATAACCTAGGAGCACCATTCGTAATGCATAAGATTCACGACTTCTTCGTAAAGACATTGATGAACCAAACACCACCAGAGTGGTAG
- the hisIE gene encoding bifunctional phosphoribosyl-AMP cyclohydrolase/phosphoribosyl-ATP diphosphatase HisIE, giving the protein MNIDFEKQGGLVPAIIQDAATGKVLMLGYMNEEAYQKTLELKQVTFFSRSKNRLWTKGEESGNFLKLVDIASDCDSDALLVKAEPMGPTCHTGSDTCWNEVNSPRNLEFLYELEAVVNQRKRDMDVEASYTAKLFQKGINKIAQKVGEEAVELVIEAKDDNRELFLNEAADLMFHTTVLLAAKGYSWDDVMAILKERHK; this is encoded by the coding sequence ATGAATATCGATTTCGAAAAGCAAGGCGGCTTAGTGCCAGCCATCATACAGGATGCAGCAACCGGAAAGGTGCTAATGTTGGGCTACATGAACGAGGAAGCCTACCAAAAAACGTTGGAGCTAAAGCAAGTTACCTTCTTTAGCCGCAGCAAGAATAGGCTATGGACAAAAGGCGAGGAGAGCGGGAACTTCCTTAAGTTGGTAGATATTGCTTCCGACTGCGATAGCGACGCCCTGCTGGTTAAGGCAGAGCCTATGGGACCAACCTGCCATACCGGCTCCGATACCTGCTGGAATGAGGTGAATAGTCCTCGCAACCTAGAATTCCTTTACGAGCTTGAGGCGGTAGTCAACCAGCGCAAGCGCGATATGGATGTTGAGGCATCGTACACGGCGAAACTATTCCAAAAGGGTATCAACAAGATTGCCCAAAAGGTGGGTGAGGAGGCTGTTGAATTGGTTATAGAGGCAAAGGATGACAACCGTGAGCTATTCCTCAATGAGGCTGCCGATCTGATGTTCCATACAACCGTTCTGCTTGCGGCAAAGGGCTACTCGTGGGACGATGTAATGGCTATCCTTAAGGAAAGGCATAAGTAA
- the hisF gene encoding imidazole glycerol phosphate synthase subunit HisF, with product MLSKRIIPCLDIKDGRTVKGTNFLNLRDAGDPVDLAELYAKEGADELVFLDITATHEGRKTFAELVQRIAERINIPFTVGGGISTLDDVQLLLRNGADKVSINSAAVRNPQLIADLAAKFGSQCVVVAIDAKCIEGKWVVHLNGGRIPTDFELFSWAKRAQELGAGEILFTSMDHDGVHEGYANETLAELSNMLSIPVIASGGAGNMMDFYDTFTKGKADAALAAGVFHFGEIRIPGLKQFLKDKGVTVRI from the coding sequence ATGCTATCAAAACGAATTATACCATGCTTGGATATTAAGGATGGCAGAACCGTAAAGGGAACCAACTTTCTTAACCTTCGCGATGCCGGCGACCCTGTTGATCTTGCTGAACTGTATGCCAAAGAGGGTGCCGACGAGTTGGTGTTCCTCGATATTACCGCCACCCACGAGGGGCGTAAAACCTTTGCTGAACTGGTGCAGCGTATTGCCGAGCGCATAAACATTCCGTTTACCGTTGGTGGTGGCATTAGCACGTTGGACGATGTACAGCTGCTGCTGCGTAACGGAGCAGATAAGGTATCAATTAACTCGGCAGCGGTTCGCAATCCGCAGCTCATTGCCGATTTGGCGGCAAAGTTCGGCAGCCAGTGCGTTGTGGTGGCTATCGATGCCAAGTGTATTGAGGGTAAATGGGTGGTACACCTAAATGGAGGTCGGATTCCTACCGATTTTGAACTCTTCTCGTGGGCTAAACGTGCCCAGGAGTTGGGTGCTGGCGAAATACTCTTTACTTCTATGGATCACGATGGCGTTCACGAAGGCTATGCCAACGAAACGCTTGCAGAACTCTCCAATATGCTCTCAATTCCTGTAATAGCCTCGGGAGGCGCTGGGAATATGATGGATTTCTACGACACCTTTACCAAGGGTAAGGCTGATGCGGCGCTTGCAGCAGGTGTTTTCCACTTTGGCGAGATTCGGATTCCGGGTTTAAAGCAGTTCCTGAAGGATAAAGGGGTTACGGTGAGGATTTAA
- the hisA gene encoding 1-(5-phosphoribosyl)-5-[(5-phosphoribosylamino)methylideneamino]imidazole-4-carboxamide isomerase: MRIIPAIDIINGQCVRLTKGAYDTKKVYNENPLAIAQMFADKGFKFLHLVDLDGAKQGKPVNLGVLEQIAAKTSLVVDYGGGLRDATSVEMALNAGAAAITAGSIAAKNQTEVLYWLERWGAEKVIIGADTINGMVAVNGWQNVESIELLEFISDYLNKGAKRFICTDVSKDGMLLGSAVGLYGDLLSKFPGIKLVASGGVTSIDEVRQLKAMGLWGAIIGKAIYENKIDINELAKEV, encoded by the coding sequence ATGAGGATAATACCCGCAATAGATATCATCAATGGGCAATGCGTTAGGCTGACAAAGGGTGCATATGACACCAAGAAGGTGTACAACGAAAATCCTTTAGCAATAGCCCAGATGTTTGCCGATAAAGGCTTTAAGTTTCTTCATTTGGTGGATCTTGACGGTGCCAAACAGGGGAAGCCTGTAAACCTTGGCGTGTTGGAGCAAATTGCTGCTAAAACATCGCTTGTGGTTGACTATGGCGGAGGTTTACGCGATGCTACTAGCGTAGAGATGGCGCTTAATGCCGGGGCTGCTGCCATTACTGCCGGAAGTATTGCCGCAAAGAACCAGACTGAGGTGCTCTATTGGCTCGAACGATGGGGTGCAGAGAAAGTTATAATTGGTGCTGATACCATTAATGGCATGGTTGCCGTAAACGGTTGGCAAAACGTAGAAAGCATTGAATTGTTAGAATTTATATCAGACTACCTGAATAAAGGCGCTAAGCGTTTTATCTGTACTGATGTAAGCAAGGATGGAATGCTTTTGGGTAGCGCTGTAGGGCTTTACGGCGATTTGCTGAGCAAGTTCCCCGGAATAAAGCTGGTTGCCAGCGGTGGTGTAACCTCTATCGATGAGGTAAGGCAGCTAAAGGCTATGGGGCTTTGGGGGGCTATTATTGGCAAGGCTATCTACGAGAATAAAATTGACATTAACGAGTTGGCAAAGGAGGTGTAG
- the hisH gene encoding imidazole glycerol phosphate synthase subunit HisH, with amino-acid sequence MADLVIVDYGAGNVKSVEFALNRLGVKPILSSDADVVGNAKRVIFPGVGHAEFAMDALKSKGLDAAIKGLNVPILGICLGMQLMCARTAEGDVEGLAIFDTVVNKFPAKDKIPHMGWNSIRTNGSLIFKGIPEESHFYFVHSYYAECCVNTSSVCNYILPFSVSLEKDNFFGCQFHPEKSGEMGERLLSNFLKL; translated from the coding sequence ATGGCAGATTTGGTGATTGTAGATTACGGTGCGGGTAACGTTAAATCGGTAGAGTTTGCGTTAAACCGATTGGGGGTAAAGCCTATTCTTAGTAGCGATGCAGATGTTGTAGGCAATGCTAAGCGGGTTATTTTCCCGGGCGTAGGGCATGCTGAGTTTGCAATGGATGCCCTTAAAAGTAAAGGGTTGGATGCTGCAATAAAGGGACTAAACGTACCCATTTTAGGCATTTGTCTTGGGATGCAGCTAATGTGTGCCAGAACAGCGGAGGGCGATGTCGAGGGGCTTGCCATTTTTGATACGGTTGTAAACAAGTTCCCTGCTAAGGATAAGATTCCCCACATGGGATGGAACAGCATCAGGACAAATGGAAGTCTGATTTTTAAGGGTATTCCCGAGGAATCGCACTTCTACTTTGTGCACAGCTACTATGCCGAATGCTGTGTAAATACTTCATCGGTATGCAACTATATTCTTCCATTTAGTGTATCGCTCGAGAAGGATAACTTCTTTGGTTGCCAGTTTCACCCCGAGAAAAGTGGCGAAATGGGTGAGCGATTGCTCAGCAACTTCTTAAAACTGTAG
- the hisB gene encoding bifunctional histidinol-phosphatase/imidazoleglycerol-phosphate dehydratase HisB, whose translation MAEKKKILFVDRDGTLILEPEDCQVDSIAKLKFYPNAISMMARIAKELDYMLVMVTNQDGLGTASYTQQAFDEVQGLMLEILESVGVKFDAFHIDRSFPSENSPNRKPRIGMLTSYLEGEYDIENSFVIGDRITDVEMAKNLGCKTIWINDGSNLGSDEISSKAHALAEYVALETLSWEKIYEFLRFGQRKVAAKRTTNETDIDLELNLDGNGRASIDTGIGFLNHMLELFTKHSGIDLKLTVKGDLHVDEHHSVEDAAIVLGEAFTKALGNKAGIERYAFCLPMDESSASILLDFGGRTDLEWNVNFKREKIGDLPTELIKHFFKSFAEGARCNLHISAQGENEHHIAEGIFKGLAKAVKDAIRRDISKVSNEIPSTKGVV comes from the coding sequence ATGGCAGAAAAGAAGAAGATACTATTTGTAGATAGGGATGGAACGCTGATTCTAGAGCCCGAAGATTGTCAGGTTGATAGCATCGCTAAGCTGAAGTTCTATCCCAATGCCATTTCGATGATGGCGCGTATTGCCAAGGAGTTGGACTACATGCTGGTTATGGTTACCAATCAGGATGGCTTGGGTACTGCATCATATACTCAGCAGGCATTTGATGAGGTACAAGGACTTATGCTCGAAATTCTTGAATCGGTAGGTGTAAAGTTCGATGCATTTCACATCGACAGGAGCTTCCCTAGCGAGAATTCGCCCAATCGTAAGCCTCGTATTGGCATGCTAACCTCGTACCTAGAGGGTGAGTATGACATTGAGAATTCATTTGTAATCGGTGATAGGATTACAGATGTAGAAATGGCTAAGAACCTCGGATGCAAAACTATTTGGATAAACGATGGTTCGAATCTAGGATCAGATGAGATTAGTAGCAAGGCGCACGCTCTTGCCGAATACGTTGCCTTGGAGACGCTTTCGTGGGAGAAAATCTACGAGTTCCTTCGATTTGGTCAGCGAAAAGTTGCTGCAAAGCGCACTACCAACGAGACTGATATCGACTTAGAGCTAAACCTCGACGGAAATGGTCGTGCTTCGATTGATACAGGTATCGGCTTTCTTAATCACATGCTGGAGCTCTTTACTAAGCACTCCGGCATCGACCTGAAGTTAACCGTTAAGGGAGATTTGCATGTAGATGAGCACCATTCGGTTGAAGATGCTGCAATTGTCCTTGGCGAAGCATTTACAAAGGCTTTGGGAAATAAAGCAGGAATAGAAAGATACGCCTTCTGTCTACCTATGGATGAGTCTAGCGCCTCAATCCTTCTCGATTTTGGAGGCAGAACAGATTTGGAGTGGAACGTAAACTTTAAGCGCGAGAAGATTGGCGATCTGCCAACAGAGCTTATAAAGCACTTCTTTAAGTCGTTTGCCGAAGGGGCTCGCTGCAACCTGCACATCAGTGCGCAGGGCGAAAACGAGCACCACATTGCGGAGGGCATCTTTAAGGGACTGGCAAAGGCGGTTAAGGACGCAATTCGTCGTGATATATCGAAGGTTAGCAACGAGATTCCATCAACAAAAGGAGTTGTGTAA
- the hisC gene encoding histidinol-phosphate transaminase, which produces MFNLNNILRENIKRLKPYSSARDDFSGEANVWIDANENPFNTGVNRYPDPHQRELKACLAQIKGVKSENVFIGNGSDEIIDLLYRVTCDPGKANAIVMPSTYGMYAVSAEINDVAIAKVFLREDFSVDAEAVLAAVDENTRLIFVCSPNNPTGNLVPIDVIETLASNFDGLVVVDEAYIDFTKSESAISLIDRYPNVFVMQTLSKAWGLAGARVGVGIGSKELLAVMDKVKAPYNVNILSQQVALNCLNDTEAFRAKVDIIVEQRDWLSAELSKLDIVDKVYPSDANFLLVKFKDTANVFQFLLDCGIVARDRSKEKWCEGCIRLTVGTPDENEMLVSALTQYIM; this is translated from the coding sequence ATGTTTAATTTGAACAACATATTAAGGGAAAATATTAAGAGGCTAAAACCTTACTCTTCGGCTCGCGACGACTTTTCGGGCGAGGCAAACGTGTGGATAGATGCCAACGAAAACCCGTTCAATACAGGTGTAAACAGGTACCCCGATCCGCACCAAAGGGAGCTAAAGGCATGTCTTGCCCAGATAAAAGGAGTGAAGTCCGAGAATGTCTTCATAGGTAACGGTTCCGACGAAATTATAGACCTTCTGTACCGGGTTACCTGCGATCCTGGTAAGGCTAACGCCATTGTTATGCCGTCGACTTACGGCATGTATGCCGTTTCGGCAGAGATAAACGATGTCGCAATAGCCAAGGTTTTCTTGCGCGAAGACTTTTCGGTGGATGCGGAGGCTGTTTTAGCCGCAGTAGACGAAAATACAAGGCTAATTTTCGTCTGCTCGCCCAATAATCCGACCGGAAACCTCGTGCCAATTGATGTTATAGAAACACTAGCCTCAAATTTTGATGGTCTTGTGGTTGTTGATGAAGCCTACATTGACTTTACAAAATCGGAGAGTGCCATTTCGCTTATAGATAGGTATCCTAATGTTTTCGTAATGCAGACACTTTCGAAGGCGTGGGGATTGGCGGGTGCTCGTGTAGGTGTTGGCATCGGTTCTAAGGAACTTTTGGCGGTTATGGATAAGGTTAAAGCTCCATACAACGTAAATATCCTCAGCCAGCAGGTCGCGCTTAACTGCCTTAACGACACTGAGGCTTTCAGAGCAAAGGTCGATATCATCGTCGAGCAACGCGATTGGCTGAGTGCTGAACTTTCGAAGTTGGATATTGTAGATAAGGTTTACCCATCGGATGCTAACTTTTTGCTGGTTAAGTTTAAGGATACGGCAAATGTATTTCAGTTTTTGCTCGATTGCGGCATTGTAGCCCGCGACAGATCGAAGGAAAAGTGGTGCGAAGGATGTATCCGCTTAACCGTTGGTACTCCCGATGAGAACGAGATGTTAGTTAGTGCTCTTACCCAATACATCATGTAG